The following are encoded in a window of Arthrobacter antioxidans genomic DNA:
- a CDS encoding holo-ACP synthase, producing the protein MIVGIGVDVVDVERFRQQLERTPALLERLFVPAERHLNTRSLAARFAAKEAVAKAVGAPVGMNWQHCTIAVDETGAPSVVVDGTVAEVARARGVRTWHLSISHDGGLATAMVVAEGVPAAGQQ; encoded by the coding sequence GTGATCGTCGGCATCGGCGTCGACGTCGTTGACGTGGAACGCTTCCGGCAGCAGCTCGAACGCACCCCGGCGCTCCTCGAGCGGCTGTTCGTGCCCGCCGAGCGCCACCTGAACACCCGGTCCCTCGCCGCCCGCTTCGCGGCCAAGGAGGCCGTCGCGAAGGCGGTCGGTGCCCCGGTGGGCATGAACTGGCAGCACTGCACCATCGCGGTCGACGAGACCGGCGCGCCGTCCGTGGTCGTCGACGGGACCGTGGCCGAGGTCGCGCGCGCCCGGGGCGTCCGGACGTGGCATCTGTCCATCAGCCACGACGGCGGCCTCGCCACCGCCATGGTCGTGGCCGAGGGCGTCCCAGCGGCAGGTCAACAATAG